In Spinacia oleracea cultivar Varoflay chromosome 5, BTI_SOV_V1, whole genome shotgun sequence, a single window of DNA contains:
- the LOC130461368 gene encoding uncharacterized protein encodes MRKATVEAAVVCTTVVCAALAMLDVYVHLNSSQLKDFGCLFETNVTFKSRIEVINFARDIGKMHKIGVAIITSRGGAGNGSREAYVWFGCERSLPYRRNIYSVQVNTKRNTGSERCECPFRLNGKEMVGGTWRLFVADGNHNHDFPAYNVGRSIMSRLTKDEENKTREMT; translated from the exons ATGAGGAAGGCAACGGTGGAGGCGGCGGTGGTATGTACAACGGTGGTGTGTGCGGCGTTAGCGATGTTG GATGTCTATGTCCACTTAAATTCGAGCCAATTGAAGGATTTTGGCTGCTTATTCGAGACAAATGTGACGTTTAAAAGTCGAATTGAGGTAATAAATTTTGCTAGAGATATCGGAAAAATGCACAAAATAGGTGTAGCTATTATCACTTCAAGGGGAGGTGCAGGCAACGGATCTAGAGAAGCATATGTATGGTTTGGATGTGAAAGATCTTTACCTTATCGTAGGAATATTTATAGTGTGCAGGTAAATACCAAGCGTAACACCGGATCCGAGAGATGTGAGTGTCCATTTCGTCTTAATGGAAAGGAAATGGTTGGAGGAACTTGGAGATTGTTTGTAGCCGATGGAAATCACAATCATGATTTTCCTGCATATAATGTGGGTCGTTCGATAATGAGTAGGTTGACCAAggatgaggagaataaaacaAGGGAGATGACTTGA